In a genomic window of Halobiforma lacisalsi AJ5:
- a CDS encoding oxidoreductase, translating into MTSLDLEDPLEIGGVRVPNRLYRAPLLECAGNGPDAVDTLIADLEPAADSGVGLLFQGATIVRGEGGCAAPGMTRVHDPAFVSRLSRLTDRIHDHGGRIFLQLEHGGLRSMETWHADYRRRNPGLEQLAVSEPPWQLRLLDRVGFLSYNPHVLSTDEVYDLAADFGRSAAYAVDAGYDGIHISGANMGIVQQFLSPFYNRRDDEFGGSPEARLHFLALVHDEIRDRAGDVPLVTKVPAETPAPPAPLVRRKLSLEDGIETARRLERVGYDAVVPVLTSVVWDMSIVRGEFPERAWTDEGFRDGYDEAFGGSTRRRLVAAGNWLESLWYDFEPAWNEEFCRRVREVVSIPVLAEGGIRDRGQIDRLLGARADAEPACDAVGMARPFYAEPRLGARLLADGASEEGSAEDGGRERARPVDGEPSVLCENCNNCTVPQVTGAPGLCRTPEVVRKRGELEREGIYDD; encoded by the coding sequence ATGACCTCCCTCGACCTCGAGGACCCCCTCGAGATCGGCGGCGTCCGGGTTCCGAACCGGCTCTACCGCGCGCCGCTGCTCGAGTGCGCCGGCAACGGGCCCGACGCGGTCGACACGCTGATCGCGGATCTCGAACCCGCCGCCGACTCCGGCGTCGGCCTGCTCTTCCAGGGCGCGACCATCGTCCGCGGCGAGGGCGGCTGTGCCGCGCCGGGGATGACCCGCGTCCACGACCCCGCGTTCGTCTCCCGGCTCTCCCGGCTGACGGACCGGATCCACGACCACGGCGGCCGGATCTTCCTCCAACTCGAGCACGGCGGCCTGCGCAGCATGGAGACCTGGCACGCCGACTACCGCCGGCGAAACCCGGGCCTCGAACAGCTCGCGGTCTCGGAGCCGCCCTGGCAACTGCGGCTGCTCGACCGGGTCGGCTTCCTCTCCTATAATCCGCACGTGCTCTCGACGGACGAGGTGTACGACCTCGCGGCGGACTTCGGGCGCTCGGCCGCGTACGCCGTCGATGCCGGCTACGACGGCATCCACATCTCGGGGGCGAACATGGGGATCGTCCAGCAGTTCCTCTCGCCGTTCTACAACCGCCGGGACGACGAGTTCGGCGGGAGCCCCGAGGCGCGACTGCACTTCCTCGCGCTCGTCCACGACGAGATCCGGGACCGCGCGGGCGACGTCCCGCTCGTCACGAAGGTTCCGGCCGAGACGCCCGCCCCGCCCGCTCCGCTCGTCCGGCGGAAGCTCTCGCTCGAGGACGGGATCGAGACGGCCCGACGGCTCGAGCGGGTCGGCTACGACGCGGTCGTTCCCGTCCTGACGTCGGTCGTCTGGGACATGAGCATCGTCCGCGGCGAGTTCCCCGAGCGGGCCTGGACCGACGAGGGGTTCCGGGACGGATACGACGAGGCCTTCGGCGGGTCGACCCGGCGACGACTCGTCGCGGCCGGCAACTGGCTCGAGTCGCTGTGGTACGACTTCGAACCGGCCTGGAACGAGGAGTTCTGTCGACGCGTCCGCGAGGTGGTGTCGATCCCGGTACTCGCCGAGGGCGGGATCCGCGACCGGGGACAGATCGACCGTCTGCTCGGGGCTCGAGCGGACGCGGAGCCGGCCTGCGACGCCGTCGGGATGGCCCGCCCGTTCTACGCCGAACCGCGCCTGGGGGCGCGACTGCTCGCGGACGGAGCGTCGGAGGAGGGGAGTGCGGAGGACGGCGGTCGGGAGCGGGCCCGGCCCGTCGACGGCGAACCGAGCGTCCTCTGTGAGAACTGCAACAACTGCACCGTTCCGCAGGTGACCGGCGCGCCCGGGCTCTGTCGGACGCCCGAGGTCGTCCGGAAACGCGGCGAACTCGAGCGCGAGGGGATTTACGACGACTGA
- a CDS encoding NAD(P)-dependent alcohol dehydrogenase, which yields MQAARLHGYTDEMDAALEIDDVDRPEIDRSDGVLVEVEGAGWCQTDNHIVEGMWEEYVEQDLPMTLGHENAGIVAEVGDEVQLVEEGDPVLCHPVQTCGICRPCRRGEDMYCENQAFNGLTTDGGFAEYVLTNERAVVPLPDGVDPTEIAPHADAGITAYHAAKKATDELNPGDTCVLIGIGGLGHIGLQCVDAMSAADIVAVDLKAEALELAADLGAGHTVDSSEEDVASVVAGLTDDGGAEQVLDFVGRDETTSLAPDIVAQGGDHHVVGYGGHVHEPCQAMVFGEFSFRGALVGRYAELQELVALVDRGDVELHTERHDLGEINEVAERLENGEIEGRAVIQPP from the coding sequence ATGCAAGCAGCGCGACTCCACGGGTACACCGACGAGATGGACGCGGCGCTCGAGATCGACGACGTCGACCGGCCGGAGATCGACCGGTCGGACGGCGTCCTGGTCGAGGTCGAGGGCGCGGGGTGGTGTCAGACGGACAACCACATCGTCGAGGGAATGTGGGAGGAGTACGTCGAACAGGACCTGCCGATGACGCTCGGCCACGAGAACGCCGGCATCGTCGCCGAGGTCGGCGACGAGGTCCAGTTGGTCGAGGAGGGGGATCCCGTGCTCTGTCACCCCGTCCAGACCTGTGGCATCTGTCGGCCCTGTCGGCGCGGCGAGGACATGTACTGCGAGAACCAGGCGTTCAACGGCCTGACGACCGACGGCGGCTTCGCCGAGTACGTCCTGACCAACGAGCGCGCCGTCGTCCCGCTGCCGGACGGCGTCGATCCGACCGAGATCGCACCACACGCCGACGCCGGGATCACCGCCTACCACGCCGCGAAGAAGGCGACCGACGAACTGAACCCGGGCGATACCTGTGTCCTGATCGGCATCGGCGGACTCGGCCACATCGGACTCCAGTGCGTCGACGCGATGAGCGCCGCCGACATCGTCGCCGTCGACCTCAAAGCGGAGGCGCTCGAGTTGGCCGCCGACCTGGGAGCCGGCCACACCGTCGACTCGAGCGAGGAGGACGTCGCCTCGGTCGTCGCCGGCCTCACCGACGACGGCGGGGCCGAACAGGTGCTGGACTTCGTCGGCCGCGACGAGACGACCTCGCTCGCGCCAGATATCGTCGCCCAGGGCGGCGACCACCACGTCGTCGGCTACGGCGGGCACGTCCACGAACCCTGTCAGGCGATGGTGTTCGGCGAGTTCTCGTTCCGCGGGGCGCTGGTCGGCCGGTACGCCGAACTGCAGGAACTCGTCGCGCTCGTCGACCGCGGCGACGTGGAACTGCACACTGAACGCCACGACCTGGGGGAGATCAACGAGGTTGCAGAACGGCTCGAGAACGGCGAAATCGAGGGGCGGGCGGTCATCCAGCCGCCCTGA
- a CDS encoding LEA type 2 family protein, which translates to MTGKGATVALALGVCLAAALGGLFAAGVLGVPDAGLEDNAWGEVDDERIEVLTTVWIDNPNPGVELDDLTLEYALAMNGVDLAEGTATDVAVPAGNSTTELRTDLRYERLPDWWVSHVRNDEASALEAGVTAHAEVGPFSGSPSHTYEDEIETDLEPMVAAALAEQEGEYSLSPVATDDGIQRELDVVEPTVEIRDTDAEWGTVDDETTELHLTYEVYNPNAYPLATPSLTGEMEFNDRVVGDWQAHEVELLDADRDATIPPRSSRDLTFVVELDNDDVVDWFATHVDAGEVTDAEFRAQLALSVGGETVTIPENGDAIRCDYEMTTAIFVEQEAGLSDGECTLVPWATPNLEESDADDGDGPWLDDDPPSI; encoded by the coding sequence ATGACCGGGAAGGGAGCGACGGTCGCACTCGCGCTCGGCGTCTGTCTCGCCGCAGCCCTCGGGGGCCTCTTCGCGGCCGGCGTCCTCGGCGTCCCCGACGCCGGCCTCGAGGACAACGCCTGGGGCGAGGTCGACGACGAGCGCATCGAGGTGCTCACGACGGTCTGGATCGACAACCCCAACCCGGGGGTCGAACTCGACGACCTGACCCTCGAGTACGCCCTGGCGATGAACGGCGTCGACCTCGCGGAGGGAACCGCCACGGACGTCGCGGTCCCCGCGGGGAACTCGACGACCGAACTGCGGACCGACCTGCGGTACGAACGCCTCCCCGACTGGTGGGTCTCGCACGTCCGCAACGACGAAGCGAGCGCCCTCGAGGCCGGCGTGACGGCCCACGCCGAGGTCGGCCCCTTTTCGGGGTCGCCCTCCCATACCTACGAGGACGAGATCGAAACCGACCTCGAGCCGATGGTCGCCGCGGCGCTGGCCGAACAGGAGGGCGAGTACTCGCTGTCGCCGGTCGCGACGGACGACGGCATCCAGCGCGAACTAGATGTCGTCGAACCCACCGTCGAGATCCGCGACACCGACGCCGAGTGGGGCACGGTCGACGACGAGACGACCGAACTCCACCTGACCTACGAGGTGTACAACCCGAACGCCTACCCGCTCGCGACGCCGTCGCTGACCGGCGAGATGGAGTTCAACGACCGGGTCGTCGGCGACTGGCAGGCCCACGAGGTCGAACTCCTCGACGCCGATCGGGACGCGACCATCCCGCCGCGCTCGAGTCGGGACCTCACCTTCGTCGTGGAACTGGACAACGACGACGTCGTCGACTGGTTCGCGACCCACGTCGACGCCGGCGAGGTCACCGACGCCGAGTTCCGCGCGCAGTTGGCGCTTTCCGTCGGCGGCGAGACGGTGACGATCCCCGAAAACGGCGACGCCATCCGGTGTGACTACGAGATGACGACGGCCATCTTCGTCGAGCAAGAGGCCGGCCTCTCCGACGGAGAGTGTACGCTCGTCCCGTGGGCCACGCCGAACCTCGAGGAGTCGGACGCTGACGACGGCGACGGTCCGTGGCTCGACGACGACCCGCCCTCGATCTAG
- a CDS encoding carboxymuconolactone decarboxylase family protein, translated as MARIDQLDPDELSDETIEEIFEYAREKQGAVPNHFKIEANFPEAFEHFFYMQQALWEDGPLSMETMERVAIAVSMANDCDYCTGAHCTILGNTGADRDDIVAFQEGVKGGSLDEFERAIVDFALQVNEDPHGVTGEDIEELRTEHGLSDAALLQLVHGVNVFSAANRVNIVFDTEYDHPWQGEAADD; from the coding sequence ATGGCACGCATCGACCAGCTGGATCCCGACGAGCTATCGGACGAGACGATCGAGGAGATCTTCGAGTACGCACGCGAGAAACAGGGCGCCGTCCCGAACCATTTCAAGATAGAGGCGAACTTCCCGGAGGCGTTCGAGCACTTCTTCTACATGCAGCAGGCCCTCTGGGAGGACGGCCCGCTATCGATGGAAACGATGGAACGGGTCGCCATCGCGGTCTCGATGGCGAACGACTGCGACTACTGTACCGGCGCTCACTGTACGATCCTCGGGAACACCGGGGCCGACAGGGACGACATCGTGGCGTTCCAGGAGGGCGTGAAAGGCGGGTCGCTCGACGAGTTCGAGCGAGCGATCGTCGACTTCGCGCTGCAGGTCAACGAGGATCCCCACGGCGTCACCGGGGAGGACATCGAGGAACTCCGGACCGAACACGGCCTCTCCGACGCGGCGTTGTTGCAACTGGTCCACGGCGTCAACGTCTTCTCGGCGGCGAACCGCGTGAACATCGTCTTCGACACGGAGTACGATCACCCCTGGCAGGGCGAGGCGGCCGACGACTGA
- the cgi121 gene encoding KEOPS complex subunit Cgi121: MQLLECSLTIDDLDAFVAAIGEIGDRHGVTIQAFDARYVADPRHLERAVAFADRAIERGENVARDRAVEILLYAAGRRQIDRALEMGVDEGENRAVVLVDSREGDRRAERDALAALRKLDAVAGEEPALASLDEKRLCEFFEITDAEREATDASLGDLVRERVALLEVEK; encoded by the coding sequence ATGCAACTGCTCGAGTGTTCCCTCACGATCGACGACCTCGACGCGTTCGTCGCCGCGATCGGCGAGATCGGCGACCGCCACGGCGTGACGATCCAGGCGTTCGACGCCCGCTACGTCGCGGACCCCCGCCACCTCGAGCGGGCCGTCGCGTTCGCCGACCGGGCCATCGAGCGCGGGGAGAACGTCGCCCGGGACCGGGCCGTGGAGATCCTGCTGTACGCCGCCGGCCGCCGACAGATCGACCGCGCCCTCGAGATGGGCGTCGACGAGGGCGAGAACCGGGCCGTCGTTCTGGTCGACTCCCGCGAGGGGGACCGACGCGCCGAGCGGGACGCGCTGGCGGCCCTCCGCAAACTGGACGCGGTCGCCGGCGAGGAACCGGCCCTCGCGTCCCTCGACGAGAAGCGGCTGTGTGAGTTCTTCGAGATCACCGACGCCGAGCGGGAAGCGACCGACGCGTCGCTGGGCGACCTGGTCCGTGAGCGGGTGGCGCTGCTCGAGGTCGAAAAGTAG